The genomic DNA CGGGTGACGCGCACCCCCACCTCCAGCTCCGCCGGGAAGGCAACCGGGCGCAGGTAGTCGACGTTCGCCGTGGCGATGATGGGACCCACGCCATCCTCGATGCGCTGCATGTCGGGCGCCACCAGCCCCACCCGGATCATGTAGGCGATACGGGCCGCCTCGAACCAGGTGAGGTAGCGCGCGTTGTTCACGTGGCCATAAGCATCCATGTCCACCCAATGGATGGGAAAGCGCACGGAGATGGGAAAGTCGGTCATGGACTCCATGCACCACGCGGGGCGCGCCAGGGCAATCCGAATCCGCTCCCTTGCCCGCCTGCTCTCGGAAACCGAGAGGCGAGCGTCCCCGGGTGGGGGAGTTGACCCGGACGAGCCGCATGGGAGACCGTCGGACCTAAAGTGACATCGCACGAGCCTGGCACCGCGAAGAAGCAGTCCTCCCCGAGCACGCACGACGCACCCGAGAGCGATCGCATCCTCTTCGTGCCCTCGGGCACCACGACCCGGCCCAAGCGGCACGTGGACATGGTGAAGTGGCTGCACCCCGCGCAGCTCATCCGCACGGGCCTGGACGCGCTGGTGGCCGCCGTGTTCGGCGCCCGCGCGGACCACCGCCTCATCGAGGCCGTGGTGCGGCCCCAGCCGCTCTTCTTCGACTACTCGGACGAGGCCGCGGGCGAGGACTTCTGGCTGGACTACGTCTCGGACACCGGCGACGGGTGGAACCCCACCTATGCCGTGGCGCGGCTGCTCGCCAAGCCCTCGCTGGAGCTCACGGACGAACGCGGCCAGACGCATGCCCTCGAGCGCGGCCGCATCCTCGTGCTCGGAGGAGACCAGGTGTACCCGGGCGCCAGCCGCGACACCTACGAGGAGCGCCTGGTGCAGCCCTACGAGGAGGCCATGGCGCGCTCCCCGGCGCCCAGTCCGGACCTGTTCGCCATTCCCGGCAACCACGACTGGTACGACGGCCTGTCCGCCTTCATGCGGCTGTTCTGCGCCAACCGCTGGCTCGCCGGACGGCGCACGCGCCAGAGCCGCAGCTACTTCGCGCTCAAGCTGCCCCGGGGCTGGTGGCTCGTGGGCACGGACGTGCAGTTGGAGAACGACATCGACGTGCCCCAGGTGGAGTACTTCCGCCAGATGGCCACGCACATGCAGCCAGGGGACCGCGTCATCCTCTGCAACGCGGAGCCGGCGTGGATCCTCGCGGCCACCGCGAAGCGGCCCCGGGGCTACCTGGAGAACAACCTGGACTACCTCCAGGAGAAGGTGTTCGGCCGGCGCATCAGCCTCTTCCTCGCGGGCGACCTGCACCACTACCGGCGGCACGAGGACCCCGAGGGCCGGCACAAAATCACCGCGGGCGGAGGCGGGGCCTTCATGCACCCCACCCACACGCCCAAGGCGGAGCGGCTGCGCGACGGGTACACCTTGCAGAAGAGCTTCCCGGACGAGAAGACGTCCATGAAGCTGGCGCGCCAGAACCTGATGCTCATCCGGCACAGTCCGCTCTTCGGCCTGCTCACGGGCGCGCTCTACCTGCTGCTCGCGCTGGCGACCTTCACGGAGCTGGGGCACCACGGCGCGGCCCAGCTTCCCGACGCCATCCGCATGGTGGCCGCCTCCATCGTGCACCGCCCCTGGTCGCTCGTGCTGGGACTCGGGACGATCGGCGGGCTCATCGGCCTGGCGGATCCCGCGTTCGGACGCGGACGGATGCTCGCGGGAACGCTGCATGGACTCGCGCACATCATCACCGCGTTCTTCGTGGCCTGGTCCTCCCTCTATTTCATCGTCAGTGGACTGGGCATCTGCGCCGAGCCCCAACCCCAGGCCCTGGCCTGGATCGATCCCACGGATGCCGGATGCGCGGGGTGGGTGCCGCTCTGGACCAAGTTCTTCATGGGCTGCGCGCTCACCTTCCTGGGCGGCTTCCTCGTGGGGCCCTTCGTCATGGGCCTGTACCTGACCATCAGCGTCAACGGCTTCGGCACCCACTCGAACGAGGCCTTCATCTCGCTGGCCATCCCCGACTGGAAGAACTTCCTGCGCCTGCGCATCAACCGCGACGGCGAGCTCACGGTGTACCCCGTGGGCCTGGAGCGGGTGCCGCGCAAGTGGAAGGAGACGAACGCGGGGCCCTACGAGCCCGCCTACGAGCCGGACGATCCCCGCGCCACCGGGCCCGTGCTCATCGAGCCGCCCATCCGGGTGAGGCCTCGCGACTAGCCCGCCTCCCTGGAGGAAAAGCGACCAGCCCCCGCGCAACCCCGGCGCGGCCCTGGCATCCCACCCGCTCGAGGACCCCTTCGGGTCTTCCCAGGGCACGAGGAGGACGGCATGGAGACGCGGAAGATGGGCTCACTCGAAGCGTCGGTGGTGGGGCTCGGGTGCAACAACTTTGGCTGGCGCCTGGATGCCCAGGGGACGGCGGCCGTGGTGGACGCGGCGCTCGACGCGGGCATCACCTTCTTCGACACCGCCGAGATCTACGGCGACGGACAGAGCGAGGAGTTCCTCGGCCGAGCGCTCGGCAAGCGCCGCGACGCGGTGGTGCTCGCGACCAAGTTTGGCGCCCACCGGGACGCGCGGAGCAAGAGCGCGAGCCCCCAGGCGATCCGCCAGTCCGTGGAGGGGAGCCTGCGCCGCCTGGGCACGGACCGGATCGACCTCTACCAGCTCCATGTCCCGGACCCCGAGGTGCCCATCGCGGACACGCTGGGCGCGTTGGACGAGCTCGTGCGCGCGGGGAAGGTGCGGGAGATTGGCTGCTCGAACTTCTCGGCGGCCCAGCTCCAGGAGGCGCGCTCCGGGGTGAAACCGGGCGCGGCGCGATTCGTGAGCGTGCAGAACGAGTACAGCCTCCTGCATCGCGATCCCGAGGCCGAGGTACTGCCGGAGACCGAGCGCACCCAGCTCGCGTTCCTGCCCTACTTCCCGCTGGCCAGCGGACTGCTCGTGGGCAAATACCGCCCGGGACAGGCCCCTCCCGAGGGCGGCCGCTTGAGCCAGGGCGGGCTCGCCGATCGCTTCCGCACGGAGCGCAACGTCGCCCGCGTGGAGGAACTGCGCCGCTTCGTGGAGTCGCGCGGCCACACCTTGCTGGAGCTGGCCTTCTCGTGGCTGCTCACGCGGCCCTCGGTGGCGTCGGTGATCGCGGGGGCGACCTCGCCCGAGCAGGTGCGCGCCAACGTGGCGGCGGCGAACTGGCGGCTCGACGCGGAGGAGCTGGCCCGAGTGGACACCCTCACCCGGGGTTGAGAGAAAGTGCGAACCATGTCCAAGGGTTCTGTTTTCGGCGGGAAGGCCCAGGGCCTCCGCCTCGAGCGCATGTCGGCGTCCCCCCTCTTCCGGGACGGATTCTTCCGCAACACCACCGGGGTGGGCTCGGGGCTCAAGCCCGGCACCACGTTCTCGACGATGGGCGAGTACTTCCGGGGAGGCGACGACCGCAAGCCCCCGGGGCTCCTGCCCACGGAGAGTCCGCTCGAGACCTGGGCCCGGCCCGTGGACACGGGGCTGAGGGCGACGTGGCTCGGACACTCCACCGTGCTGTTGGAGCTGGGTGGACTCCGGGTGCTGACGGATCCCGTCTGGGGCGAGCGCGTCTCGCCCTCGTCCTTCCTCGGACCCAAGCGCTTCCAGCCCATGCCAGTGACGCTCGCGCAGCTTCCGCCCCTGGACGCGGTCATCGTCTCGCACGACCACTACGATCACCTGGACCATCCGACGATCCTCGAGCTGGCGCGCACGCCGGTGCCCTTCTACACGTCGCTCGGCGTGGGAGCGCACCTGGAGGCCTGGGGCATCCCGCCCGAGCGCATCACCGAGCTGGACTGGTGGGAATCGGCGACCCTGCCACGAGGCGAGCTGCGCATCACCGCCGCCCCCTCCCAACACTTCTCGGGCCGGGGCCTGGGAGACCGCAACCGCACGCTCTGGTCGTCCTTCGTCGTGGAGAGCCCCCGGCACAAGGTCTTCTTCAGCGGGGACACGGGCCTCACGGCCGAGTACGCGGAGATCCGCCAGCGGCTCGGCCCTTTCGATCTGGTGATGCTGGAGGTGGGCGCGTACCACCCGGCCTGGGGCGACATCCACCTGGGGCCGGAGAACGCGCTCGAGGCGCTGAAACTGCTCGGAGGCGGAGCGCTCCTGCCGGTGCACTGGGGCACGTTCAACCTGGCGCTGCACGCCTGGGACGAGCCCGCGGAGACGCTGGTCCGGCTCGGGGCGGAACAGGGCGTGCGCCTGGTGATGCCACGCGCGGGCGCCCCGGTGGAGCCCTCGCGGACGGAGGGCGTGGACCCGTGGTGGCGCGCCGTCAGGCGACGGTGAGGATCTCCGCGCCGGTGTCCGTCACGAGCAGGGTGTGCTCGAACTGGGCGGTGCGGCTGCCATCCGCGGTGACGGCCGTCCAGCCATCGTCCCACTGACGGTGGTGCCAGTGGCCGAGGGTGATCATCGGCTCGATGGTGAACGTCATCCCGGGCTCCATGATCGTCTTGGCCTCGGGATCGAAGTGGTGGGGAATCTGCAGCGAGCTGTGGAAGCGCTCGCCAATGCCGTGGCCGCAATAGGCGCGCACCACGCCCATCTTGTGCTGGGTGGCATGCGCCTCGATGGCCCGGCCGATGTCATTGATGGGCCGGCCCGGCTTCACCGCCTGGATGCCGAGCATGAGGCATTCGCGCGTCACCTGCACGAGCCGCTGACTGTCCGCGTCCGCGTTGCCCACGAAGTACGTGGCCGAGCAGTCCCCATGGACGCCATCCAGGAAGATGGTGATGTCCAGGTTGATGATGTCGCCGTCCTCGAGCGGGCGGCTGTCCGGGATGCCGTGGCAGATGACCTCGTTGACCGAGGTGCACAGGGACTTGGGGAAGCCGTGGTAGTTGAGCGGGCTCGGGTAGCCGCCGCGCTTGATGTACTCCTCGTGCGCGATGGCGTCGATCTCGTCCGTGGTGATGCCGGGACGCAGGAAGGTGCTCGTCACGTTCATCACCTCGGCGGCGGCCTTGCAGGCGCGGCGCATGCGGGCGATGACGTCCGGGCTCTTCACCTCGGGGGGCAGGGGGCCCCGGGAGGGACGGCCGGTGGCGGCGTAGTCCGGGCGCGGGATGTGGGCGGGCACCGGACGCATGGGGCTGATGAGGCCTGGACGGATGCCCCGCGAGGGAGCATCGGGCCCTCGCCTGCGCGCCTCCACGGTGTCCGAGCCCCGGTGGCACTTCTTGTACTTGGTACCGCTGCCGCACCAACACACGTCGTTGGGCTTGGGCGGGACGGCCGGTGGGACTCGAGCAGTGGAAACGTCGTTCATGACATGGACCTATAACCGCTGAGCGCGGTCGAAGCCACACCCCGTGCGGGCTCCTGTCTGGCCGCCCGCGGGTCACCGGGACAAGACCACCGCACCAGGTAGTGCGACGGGGGGCGCCCGGGTGCCCGCCCCCCTTGGGAGGAACGAATGGGAAGAACCCACCCCTGGGCGGTGCTGGCCCTGAGCACCCTGCTCACGGCCTGCTACGCGATGGACTCGGCCACGAGCTCCTGCCAGCACAACCCCGCCTACTGCACCGTCGTCGTGGGCGAGGAGACGGTAGTGCCCACCGTCCGCGGGGGCGCCGAGATCGCGTCCCTCAATGCCATCCGCCAGCTACTCGCTCCCGACACCCGGGCCCGGGTCGAACAGGAGTTGGTGGAGTGCGCCGAATGGGCCGACGCCGAGGTCAACCGCCTGCGCTTCGGCGGTAACAAGCCCTCGCGCCAACAGTGCCAGGAACTACTCTATGTCGACCCCTGCGGAGAGAAGGTGACGCGCGCCATGCAACTGGGCACCGAGAAACACCTCCTGGCGCTCCAATGCACCCAGGAGAAGCTGGGCGCGCTCATCCCAGGACGATTCAGCCTCGAGCCTCGCTACCGCCATGACAAGCAGCAAGGCGGCAAACGGCTCATTCCCGAGCAGGAAGCGCGCTCTCTTCTCCAGCGGGGATGCGGCGAGGAGCTGAAGGGAACATTGCGGCCCGACGTCGTCATCCACTCGGGCAATCCGCTTGAGGTCCAGGCTGTCTATGACTTCAAATTCCCTTGTCCCCCGAGCAACAGACCCTCCTGGCGTCTTCCTGGCAAGGAAAACCTCCACCCGAAGAACCAGGGAGAAACATACGTCGAGGCATTCAATGCGGAGGCTGCCCTCATTGCGCCAGGGTGGGGAGTCGTCCAGAGGATTGCTCCATGAACAAGCGCTGCCCCACACTCCGAATCCACCATCCTCGAATGGGCGCACTCGTATTCCGCGAGGCGGTGAGCATCTTCTTCCACATGCCCTACGCGCATCGGGAGATCGCGAGGCAGGTCAGACAGTCCCTGGAAACGTACCTGCACTGGGTGGGGCCAAATACACTCACATGCTACCCCGATGAGCACGGCTATTTTCAAGAACTCGACGCCACGGGATGGGAGGTCATCCAGCATCAACTCCGAGACGAAGGCGGAGGAATCGTCGAATTGGATGAGACCCCCGATGAAGTCAGCGGTTATCGATTCGAATACCGAGGCATCAATCCAAGAGACAATGCCACTCCTTTCAGCGGATGCACGGTCGCGTTCTGGCTCCCCACTGAATACCTGGAGGAGAAAGGCCCCGGCCCGGTGAGAGAACTCGCGCTGACATTGGGACACATCCTCCCCTTCAATTCGGGGCACGCGGGCTACTCCTTCAATTATATTGCTCCACCCCCTGGATTTGCCGAACTCGCGCTCCGCCATCCAGGCATCGACCATCTCAGGTTGAATGGGTTACCGGAGCACCTGGGTCATCAGGTGCGGAGCCCTCATTGGCTGACGTTCCTGGGCCCACCTGTCCTCGGCGAATTGGGCGGTACGGAGGGGCTGAGCACTCGGCTCAGGACACCGGGCACGACCGTCCAGGCGATGGGACACGAGCGGGCCGTGGTTTCATTGGGCGAATGGCCCGAGGCAGGCGACACCACGAAGGGCGACACACTTCCCGCCTACCGCGAGCTGGCGCGCGTACTGGAGCCGTGGCTCTATCATCGGCCATATTTCGGGCGGGATCCTCGGGAAGAGGCGGAACTCCGTCGTTGGGAGCGCCGCTTCCTCGATTGAGTCGGTTGCAAGCCCTCCACATTGGTACGACGAGCGGAGAAGTACGAATGAGAAGACTCCACCCCTGGGCGGTGCTGGCCCTGAGCACCCTGCTCACCGCCTGCTACGCCATGGACTCGGCCACGAGTTCCTGCCAGCACAACCCCGCCTACTGTACCGCCGTCGTGGGCGAGGAGACGGTGGTGCCCACCGTCCGAGGAGGTGCCGAGATTGCCTCCCTCAATGCCATCCGCCAGCTACTCGCTCCCGACACCCGGGCCCGGGTCGAACGGGAGTTGGTGGAGTGCGCCGAGTGGGCCGACACCGAGGTCAACCGCCTGCGCTTCGGCGGTAACAAGCCCTCGCGCCAACAGTGCCAGGAACTACTCTATGTCGACCCCTGCGGAGAGAAGGTGACGCGCGCCATGCAACTGGGCACCGAGAAACACCTCCTGGCGCTCCAATGCACCCAGGAGAAGCTGGGCGCGCTCATCCCAGGACGATTCAGCCTCGAGCCCCGCTACCGTTACGACAAGCAGCAGGGCGGCAGGCGACTCATTCCCGAGCACGAGGCCCGTGCTCTTCTCCGGCGGGGATGTGGCGAGGAGCTGAGGGGAACATTGCGGCCCGATGTCGTCATCCACTCCGGCAATCCGCTTGAGGTACAGGCTGTCTACGACTTCAAGTTCCCTTGTCCCTTGAACAATGAGCCTTCTTGGAAGACATACACCGAAGGGCCTTATAAAGGCTCCATCCAAGGTGATGTGTACGCCGAAAGCCTCGAATCAGAAGCCGCCCTCATCGCTCCAAACTGGGGCGTGCGCCAAAGGGTCTTTCCATGAAACCAAACACCCCTCATCTCCGCGTCCATGCACGGAACGGCCAAATCCTCATCCGGGATGGCATAAGCCTTTGTTTCTACATGCGCCGTCCGCATGAGGAAGTAGCCCCGGCGGTGATGGCCTCGCTGGATGCTTATCTGCGCGCGGTGGGGCCCCAGGCGCTCGGCTGGTATCTCGACACGGAAGGCGACTGGCAGGAACTCGATGCTCCAGGATGGGAACTCACTCGCCGCGAGATGTACAGCAGCAGTCCCGTCATCACCCTCAAGGACACTCCGGGCGGTGCGGGCTCCTACAGATTCGAGTACCACGGCAAATCACCCCACACGCCGCTTGTCATCGAAGAGCCCCATGCGGTCTGCGCTGCCGAGTTCTGGCTCCCCACGGACTACCTGGAGGAACACGGGCCAGAACGCGTGCGTGAGCTGACCATGGAACTGGCCGCCCCCCTACCGTTCAGTTCGGGCCATGCGGACCTCTCTTTCAACGCCCTGGATCAACTCGTGGGTGTGTCGAGAGAACTCCGCTCATGGTGCTTCCGTTATCCGGGAATGAGCCTGCGCGAAATTGGACGTCTCTCCTGGAAACTTGGCTCGCGAGTGCCCGGCGTCCATTGGCTCACCTTCCTGGGGCAACCTGTGCTCGGAGAGTTGGGAGGCGCCTCGCGCCTGCGCTCCCGCCTCGTCTCTCCCGACATCTCCGTGCATGAACTGGATTCCGACCGGGCACTCGTCACCCTGGGCGAATGGCCCGACGCGGGCGACACCGAGCAGGGGCACTCCCTGCCCCTCCATCGGGAGCTAGCGCGCGTTCTGGAGCCCTGGCTCCACCATCGCTCACCTCCCTGGGGCGGCTTCACCCCAGAGGAGTTGCTCCGCTGGGAGCGCCGCTTCCTCGACTGAGACCGAACCCAGCCGACACGTCCATGGGCCGTACTCCTTCCAAGCGCGACGTCTCTCCGCAGGAGACGCACCGCGCGGCGCGGCGCGTCTCCGGCAGGAACCGACGGGTCAGCGCCAGTCCGGCGGCGCCCAGTCGACCCGGGGCACGGCGTAGCCCTCGGGGCCCTGCAACACCACCTCGAACCTCGGGTCGTTGAGCACCACGCTGCCCGGGCTCGTGTCCACCCGCGACACGTCCACGGGCACCATCCGGTTGGGAATCGCGAACTTCTGCCAGGTCGCGATTCCGTACTGGTGCCGGCCATCAATGGCCACGCCACAAATGGGATACACCCGCCCATCGGGCATCTGGAGCCGGTCGAACACGGCGTACACCCGCTGCGGCCACGTCTCCGCCGTACCCATGACCTTCACGTACAGCTCCTCGCCCTGGATGATCACGAGCATGTCGGCCGAGACAGGACCTGGCTTGATGTTGAACGCGCCGCCCTCCTCGATGGACTCCTCCGAGACCGGCGTGCCCGACTCGTTCGTGAAGAACGCGGGGTGCTCCTTGGGTTTGATGTTCAGCGTCACGGGCGTGGCGCGAGCCTCGGCGGAACACCGGGCGAGGTAGTCCACGGGGTCTTGCCGCTTGGGCACGGAGGCGCACCCCAGGGACTGTGCGGCGGACACACCCAGCAGACCCGTGAGCAGCGCGCACCAGCGCGAAGGCAACGGCCTGGCGGAATCGAGGGAGGTCTCGGAGCGAGTGGAGGAGGGCACGGGCTGTGTTCCTTTGTCGGAAGGCACCGGTGAGGCCGGCGCGGTGGCCTCCGAGAGGACGTCCTCCCTCCAGACAGGAGGATGTGCCATCCGGAGGAGCATCCACCCTACTCCGAGCCCTCCCAACACCAAGGCCAGGACGACGAGCCACCTCCGCCACGCCGCGCCCTCCGCATGAGCGGAAGGCAAGGGCGCGGAGACCGCTCCCGGTGCCTCTTCCAGCAGTTCCACGCCCTCGGGACGAGCGACGTCCCAGGCTCGCT from Melittangium boletus DSM 14713 includes the following:
- a CDS encoding type VI immunity family protein is translated as MKPNTPHLRVHARNGQILIRDGISLCFYMRRPHEEVAPAVMASLDAYLRAVGPQALGWYLDTEGDWQELDAPGWELTRREMYSSSPVITLKDTPGGAGSYRFEYHGKSPHTPLVIEEPHAVCAAEFWLPTDYLEEHGPERVRELTMELAAPLPFSSGHADLSFNALDQLVGVSRELRSWCFRYPGMSLREIGRLSWKLGSRVPGVHWLTFLGQPVLGELGGASRLRSRLVSPDISVHELDSDRALVTLGEWPDAGDTEQGHSLPLHRELARVLEPWLHHRSPPWGGFTPEELLRWERRFLD
- a CDS encoding metallophosphoesterase; protein product: MVKWLHPAQLIRTGLDALVAAVFGARADHRLIEAVVRPQPLFFDYSDEAAGEDFWLDYVSDTGDGWNPTYAVARLLAKPSLELTDERGQTHALERGRILVLGGDQVYPGASRDTYEERLVQPYEEAMARSPAPSPDLFAIPGNHDWYDGLSAFMRLFCANRWLAGRRTRQSRSYFALKLPRGWWLVGTDVQLENDIDVPQVEYFRQMATHMQPGDRVILCNAEPAWILAATAKRPRGYLENNLDYLQEKVFGRRISLFLAGDLHHYRRHEDPEGRHKITAGGGGAFMHPTHTPKAERLRDGYTLQKSFPDEKTSMKLARQNLMLIRHSPLFGLLTGALYLLLALATFTELGHHGAAQLPDAIRMVAASIVHRPWSLVLGLGTIGGLIGLADPAFGRGRMLAGTLHGLAHIITAFFVAWSSLYFIVSGLGICAEPQPQALAWIDPTDAGCAGWVPLWTKFFMGCALTFLGGFLVGPFVMGLYLTISVNGFGTHSNEAFISLAIPDWKNFLRLRINRDGELTVYPVGLERVPRKWKETNAGPYEPAYEPDDPRATGPVLIEPPIRVRPRD
- a CDS encoding MBL fold metallo-hydrolase, which gives rise to MSKGSVFGGKAQGLRLERMSASPLFRDGFFRNTTGVGSGLKPGTTFSTMGEYFRGGDDRKPPGLLPTESPLETWARPVDTGLRATWLGHSTVLLELGGLRVLTDPVWGERVSPSSFLGPKRFQPMPVTLAQLPPLDAVIVSHDHYDHLDHPTILELARTPVPFYTSLGVGAHLEAWGIPPERITELDWWESATLPRGELRITAAPSQHFSGRGLGDRNRTLWSSFVVESPRHKVFFSGDTGLTAEYAEIRQRLGPFDLVMLEVGAYHPAWGDIHLGPENALEALKLLGGGALLPVHWGTFNLALHAWDEPAETLVRLGAEQGVRLVMPRAGAPVEPSRTEGVDPWWRAVRRR
- a CDS encoding type VI immunity family protein; this encodes MNKRCPTLRIHHPRMGALVFREAVSIFFHMPYAHREIARQVRQSLETYLHWVGPNTLTCYPDEHGYFQELDATGWEVIQHQLRDEGGGIVELDETPDEVSGYRFEYRGINPRDNATPFSGCTVAFWLPTEYLEEKGPGPVRELALTLGHILPFNSGHAGYSFNYIAPPPGFAELALRHPGIDHLRLNGLPEHLGHQVRSPHWLTFLGPPVLGELGGTEGLSTRLRTPGTTVQAMGHERAVVSLGEWPEAGDTTKGDTLPAYRELARVLEPWLYHRPYFGRDPREEAELRRWERRFLD
- a CDS encoding aldo/keto reductase; this encodes METRKMGSLEASVVGLGCNNFGWRLDAQGTAAVVDAALDAGITFFDTAEIYGDGQSEEFLGRALGKRRDAVVLATKFGAHRDARSKSASPQAIRQSVEGSLRRLGTDRIDLYQLHVPDPEVPIADTLGALDELVRAGKVREIGCSNFSAAQLQEARSGVKPGAARFVSVQNEYSLLHRDPEAEVLPETERTQLAFLPYFPLASGLLVGKYRPGQAPPEGGRLSQGGLADRFRTERNVARVEELRRFVESRGHTLLELAFSWLLTRPSVASVIAGATSPEQVRANVAAANWRLDAEELARVDTLTRG
- the map gene encoding type I methionyl aminopeptidase; translation: MNDVSTARVPPAVPPKPNDVCWCGSGTKYKKCHRGSDTVEARRRGPDAPSRGIRPGLISPMRPVPAHIPRPDYAATGRPSRGPLPPEVKSPDVIARMRRACKAAAEVMNVTSTFLRPGITTDEIDAIAHEEYIKRGGYPSPLNYHGFPKSLCTSVNEVICHGIPDSRPLEDGDIINLDITIFLDGVHGDCSATYFVGNADADSQRLVQVTRECLMLGIQAVKPGRPINDIGRAIEAHATQHKMGVVRAYCGHGIGERFHSSLQIPHHFDPEAKTIMEPGMTFTIEPMITLGHWHHRQWDDGWTAVTADGSRTAQFEHTLLVTDTGAEILTVA
- a CDS encoding acyl-CoA thioesterase, yielding MTDFPISVRFPIHWVDMDAYGHVNNARYLTWFEAARIAYMIRVGLVAPDMQRIEDGVGPIIATANVDYLRPVAFPAELEVGVRVTRIGTTSITMEYAVDDAGSGVRYAKGGTVLVVLRYPEYAKVPVPPDIRAAIEKLEGRAF